CTCGGCACGAGCGCGGCTGGATGCGCTTAGATGAAACCCCACAAGATATCGCCCGACGAAGACACTGCGCCGATCCTTGCGCTGCTACATCGGGCATTTGCTGGGATGGAAGGGCGCATTGATCCCCCCAGTTCGCTGCACCGTCTGACCAATGCCGGGATCGCAAAACAAGTACGCGACGGAGAGGTTTGGGTCATCGGCGACACAGCTTGCGTGTTCCTGACGCCCCTTCCGGATGCAACGCCCCCCGCGCTTTACATCGGGAAGCTGGCGGTTGATCCCTCCGCTCGTGGGCTGGGATTGGCGCGAACTCTGATGACGCTGGTCGAAAGACGGGCGAAAGCCTTGGGGTTTGAGCAACTGGTTTTGCAGACCCGTGTCGAACTCGTCGAAAATCACGCGATCTTCAAGAAACTTGGGTTCGTTAAAACCGCTGAAATTGTGCATCCCGGATATGATCGTCCAACGTCATACCGGTTCGAGAAAACCCTGCGTGGGCGCTAGCTACAATCAATCTCGGCCCGCTGGATGGCTTGATCGCCAGACAGAGACCCCTCGACGACATTGCAACCGGTAGCCTGTTCAATCGCGGTTTTGGCACGGGCGAGGACGACGGGAATGCGTGGCAGGGCTTCGAAGCTCGTGCGATAGACTTCGACCCAGTTTTCGCGCCGATGGATCGAGAAGGTCGATCCTTCCACAGTCTCCCGTTTGACAGACGTATCTGCCGACATGAATTGCGGGCTGGGGTTGTCGCAGGCGGCAACAAGCAGACCTGCTGCCAGTATGGCTGGGTAGAAACGGATAGGCTTCACACTGTCACTCCTGTTTTGGGCAGATTGCGCTTGGATGGTTAACAACCGGTTAACACTCAAGGGAGCTCAGGTGCGACAACATGTTCACCGCTTTTGCTTGTCTTGGAGTACACCTGTCTCTAATAATATTCACAAATATGAATATGAATGGAGAGATCCAATGCAAGTCAATCGCCCAGCGGACAAGTATTCGCCGCTCTATTTTCTGGCGTCTGTCGGCGCCGGTGGCCTAACGGTTACGTTCTTCATGTATCTGATGTTCTGGGTGCCCCACAAAGGTCGCCCCGTGCCTGTTTTCGAGGACATTTTCGCAGCGCTTGGCTCGGGATCGCTTGGTCTGAAGATCGCCATTGCTGTCGCGTTGGCCGGTATTGCAACCTTTGTGTTTCTGAACATGAAATATCTGGTGTGGAACCTCAAAGCGTTCGCGGCTTTTCGCAAGACGGACGCCTATGAGACGTTGAAGAATTCAAATGCCGAGACCACCATTCTGGCCATGCCGCTTGCCCTTGCGATGAGCGTGAACGCGCTGTTCATCGTCGGCTTGGTGTTCGTGCCGGGCCTGTGGTCGATCGTCGAATACCTGTTCCCTTTCGCGATGGCGGCGTTTCTGGCCATCGGCATTCAGGCGCTGATCTATATCGGTGATTTCCTTGGGCGGGTGCTGACAAAAGGGGGCGTCTTCGATGTCACCGCACATAACAGCTTTGCCCAGATGCTGCCGGCCTTTGCACTTTCGATGATCGCGGTCGGTTTCTCGGCGCCTGCTGCGATGAGCACAAACTCGGTCGTCGTCGGTGTCTCTCTGGTTGGGTCCACATTCTTCGGGATGGCGTCAATCATCTATGGTGCGCTGGCCTTGTTCACGGCATTCAGTTCGATGCTGCACTACGGCACGTCGAAAGAAACCGCGCCGACGCTTCTGATCGTGATCCCGCTGATGACTGTTCTTGGCATCATGGCCTTGCGCCAGAGCCACGGCCTGCACGCCACCTTTGATGCGCATGTCACCGCTGGGGAAACCATGGTCTTCTTGGCCCGGTTGCTGACCATTCAGGTGCTGTTCGGTCTGATGGGTCTGGTTGTCTTGGCCCGCCATGGATACTGGAAAAGCTACGTTCTTGGCAGTGAAACCTCGCCGGGATCCTATGCGCTGGTCTGCCCCGGTGTAGCCTTGTCGGTGCTGACGCAGTTCTTCGTGAATGCTGGGTTGGTGCAAGCGGGCGTGGTGGACAAGTACTCGGTGATCTACTGGATTGTGACGGCGATCGCGATTGCCTTCCAGTTTGCCATGGTTGCCATGGTCTTCCGCCTGAACAAGCAGCATTTCGGGCGCGCGACACCACAGGCTGTGCCTGCTGAGTGACCTAAATTCCGCAGAAAATTTTGGGGGCGTGCCAGAACGGCGCGCCCTCTCTTGCATCTGGGCCTTATGACCCGCACAGTGATGGATAAGCAATTCATGAGGACACCATGACCGTAGATCCCGACCGCCACGCCTCGAAGATGGCCAAGAAGAAAGCCGCCCGCGATAAGATCATGGCGACCAAGACCGACAAAAAGGGCTTGATCATCGTCCATACCGGCAAAGGCAAAGGCAAAAGCTCGGCCGCGTTCGGAATGATCTTCCGCTGCATCGCGGCTGGAATGAAAAGTGCCGTGGTGCAGTTCATCAAGGGCGGAATGGATTGCGGCGAACGTGATCTGATCAATGCCAAGTTTGGCGATATTTGCGAATTCCACACGATGGGCGAGGGCTTTACCTGGGAAACCCAGGATCGCACGCGCGACATCGAAATGGCCCAAGCGGCGTGGGAGAAGTCGAAAGAACTGATCCGCGATGCCACAAACACCATGGTTTTGCTGGACGAGATCAACATCGCTATCCGCTACGACTATGTCGATGTGAACGAGGTGGTCAAATTCCTTGTGGAAGAAAAACCCGAGATGACTCACGTGGTTCTGACCGGGCGTAATGCTGCAGACGAGTTGATAGAAATCGCCGATCTGGTGACCGAGATGGAGCTGATCAAGCACCCGTTCCGGTCGGGCATCAAGGCGCAACAAGGGGTCGAATTCTAGACCTCCAAGGAGGACGACAGATGCCCAAATTCTATATCGCCTATCACGAACCGCGCGACGTGCCTGACGACAAGAAGGCCGACATGCAGGCCGCATATAAAGCATGGATATCCAAGTATTCCGACGCTTTCGTTATGCCGGAAACGCCCTTCAAGGCGCAATGGACCGTGGATGGTGACGGTGCGCGCGAAGGGTTCAAACAGCCGATGATGGGCTTTTGCATCATCGAAGCGGCCGACGCAGATGCGGCGCTGGCGATCGCCAGTGAGAATTCTTTCCTTCAGATGGGCACCATTCATCTGGCAGAAATGATGGAGATGCCGGGCGACTGACCACCCGCGTCAACTCTTCCGCCCGATATCTCGCAAGTCGTCCAGTGTCATGCTGGGTGTGGCGACCTGCGGGTCAAGAACCAGCTCGATCACCGCCAATCTGTCAGCGGCTTGGGCGCGGGCAAACGCATCGGCAAAATCTGCACCATCGGTTACGGACTCGCCATGCCCGCCGTAAGCCTTTGCAAGGGCGGCGAAATCGGGGTTGGCCATGTCGGTGCCGGATACACGCCCCGGATAGGTGCGTTCCTGATGCATCCTGATCGTGCCGTATCGACCATTGTTGGCAATAATCGCGATCGGTTTCGCACCATGCTGCATTGCAGTCGACATTTCGTTCAGGGTCATCTGAAACTCACCATCTCCCAGCCACGCCACGACGGTGCAATCGGGGTGTTCAAGACTGGCGGCGACCGCGGCGGGAAACCCATATCCCATTGACCCGGAGGTCGGTGCAAGTTGCGTTCTATGCTGTTTGAAGCTGAAGTAACGATGCAGCCAAGTCGCGTAGTTTCCAGCCCCATTTGTGACGATGGCATTGTCGGGAAGATTTTTGGAGAGCCAAAGAACGACCTCCTCCATCTTCACATCGCCCGGCGTGATGACGGGTTCTTGAAACGCCTCATAGTCCCGACGTGCGGATCGGGTCCAGTCTGCCCAGCGGGGCGTGGCTGTTCCGTTGGTGCGCACAAGGGCAGCCAGCGCCTCTGGCCCGGTTGCAACCAGCCCCAGATCGGCGTGATAGACACGCCCCAACTCGTCGGGGTCGGGATAGACATGTACGATCCGTTTGCCAGTGGCGGCGGGATTCAGAATTTCGTATCCGCCGGTCACACTATCACCCAGGCGTGATCCCAGCACGATCAGTGTGTCGGCATCGCACATACGCGCGCCCAGTTTCGGGTTCATGCCTACCCCAGGGTCGCCAACATAGTTCGGGTGGCGGTTGTCCATGAAGTCTTGTCGGCGGAAAGTACAGGCGACAGGCAAGTCATGCGCCTCGGCAAAGCGGGCAAGGTTATAAGCGGCGTCTTGGGTCCAGCCCGGCCCACCCGCGATCACCAAAGGGGCTTGCGCGTCCGCCAATATTGCGGTGATCGCTTGTGCGTCCTCTGCGGTGACATGCCCGTTCGTGCGCGCCATGGCGGGGCGATCCGGCACATCGACGCGGGCGCTCAGCATATCCTCGGGCAGGGCCACCACCACCGGGCCGGGGCGGCCTGATCGGGCCATGTGAAAGGCACGCGCCAGATACTCAGGCAGCCGCTCGGTCTGGTCCACTTCGCAGGCCCATTTGGCCAGCGTGCCGAAAACAGCGCGATAATCGACTTCCTGAAACGCCTCGCGGTCACGATGGCCGCGCGCGATCTGACCGACAAAAACCACCATAGGTGTGCTGTCCTGCTGGGCAACGTGGATGCCGGACGCGGCGTTGGTTGCCCCGGGACCTCGGGTAACGAACAAAACACCTGGTTCCCCGGTCAGTTTGCCATGCGCTTCGGCCATCATCGCCGCGCCGCCTTCCTGACGACAAACGACGTTCTCGATTCCACTGTCGTGCAGCCCGTCCAACGCCGCCAGAAAGCTTTCACCAGGGACCGAGAACACGCGGCGCACGCCTTCGGTTTTCAGGTGATCGACCAGTATCTGTCCGCCATGCCGCATGGTTGCGTCCCTTTTCTCTTTTCAGCCGTTGACCTTACCCATCCAACACCGCACTTTTACGGACGCGAAACAGGAGGCTGAATTGTCCAAACACCGATTGCTTGGCATGTCCGGATCATTGCGTAAAGACGCAACGAACCGGTTTTTGATCCGAAATGCCGCGCGCCTGTATGGCGACGCCGAGTTTACCGAAGCTGATCTTGATCTGCCGCTTTACAATGCCGACGACGAAGACGCGCAAGGTGCCCCTGACAGCGTGGTCCGACTGGCCGGGCAAATCGCGGTGGCGGATGCCGTCGTCATCTCTACGCCCGAGTATAACAGTATGCTTTCTGGTGTGTTAAAAAACGCGCTAGATTGGGTCAGTCGCGTGAAACCCTTACCATGGACAGATAAGCCGGTTGCCGTGGTGTCCGCCGCAGCCGGTCGGTCGGGAGGTGTGCGTGCACAAAACTCGCTGGTGTTGGCGATTATGCCTTTCCAGCCGCGCCTGATCACCGGTCCATCCGTGGCCATTGCGGGCAGCCGTCAGGAATTTGACGATGACGGGAAGTTAAAAAGCGAACGCTACGAAGCCACCCTGCAAACCCTGATGAACAAACTGCGGACGGAAGTTGAGCGGGAATAGGCTGCTTGCTGTTATAGACTTGCTTCGACCCTGAACGCATTGGGGATCGTATCGCACCCATCTAACACCAGATCGGCCATAACCTCGCCGACCTTCGGCCCCATGCCGAAGCCGATCTTGAAACCACCGTTGGCGATGAAGTGATCTGGCCTGCCGGGATAGTGCCCCAGCATTGGTGCGCGTGACTTCGCGCGTGGGCGCACCCCGGCCCAGCGTTCGATTACTGGGGCCTCAGCGATGGCGGGGCACACTTCACGCGCACGCGCGATCACATCGTCAAGTGCCGCGTCGCAGCCTGAAGGATCTTCAAACTCACGTTCACTGGTCGATCCGATGGCCACCGTGCCATTGGCATGGGGGATAATATGTAGCGTATCGGCGAATAACTGCGGCAGGTCAGCGGCGCCGTGGCGCAGCAGGGCGCTTTGACCTTTCACGCCGTTGCCTACGGGCTTGCCCAACTCATGCGACAGCGCCAGCAATCCCTGCCAGCCGGTCGCCCAGACGATGCGGCCTTCTTCGCGCCCTTCACCCACGACCTCGCCACCCTTGGCGCACACTGCGTCTGCAATTGCCTTTGAAGCCAGTCGCGGGTTCATGCGCGCGGTCAGCGTGTCGTGGATCAAGTATCCGGTCGGGCTGTCAGGTGCCCATCCTGCAAAGTCGGTGACGGGCCGAACGTCCCACACCGCCTTCCCCTGCCACAAACTCGCGGCCTCGGCCTTTCGGTCGCGGGCAAGGGTCAGGGCGCGGTCGTCCGCGATGGGTTGCAGGCGCCC
This DNA window, taken from Aliiroseovarius sp. F47248L, encodes the following:
- a CDS encoding GNAT family N-acetyltransferase: MKPHKISPDEDTAPILALLHRAFAGMEGRIDPPSSLHRLTNAGIAKQVRDGEVWVIGDTACVFLTPLPDATPPALYIGKLAVDPSARGLGLARTLMTLVERRAKALGFEQLVLQTRVELVENHAIFKKLGFVKTAEIVHPGYDRPTSYRFEKTLRGR
- the cobO gene encoding cob(I)yrinic acid a,c-diamide adenosyltransferase, with product MTVDPDRHASKMAKKKAARDKIMATKTDKKGLIIVHTGKGKGKSSAAFGMIFRCIAAGMKSAVVQFIKGGMDCGERDLINAKFGDICEFHTMGEGFTWETQDRTRDIEMAQAAWEKSKELIRDATNTMVLLDEINIAIRYDYVDVNEVVKFLVEEKPEMTHVVLTGRNAADELIEIADLVTEMELIKHPFRSGIKAQQGVEF
- a CDS encoding YciI family protein, whose translation is MPKFYIAYHEPRDVPDDKKADMQAAYKAWISKYSDAFVMPETPFKAQWTVDGDGAREGFKQPMMGFCIIEAADADAALAIASENSFLQMGTIHLAEMMEMPGD
- a CDS encoding thiamine pyrophosphate-binding protein; its protein translation is MRHGGQILVDHLKTEGVRRVFSVPGESFLAALDGLHDSGIENVVCRQEGGAAMMAEAHGKLTGEPGVLFVTRGPGATNAASGIHVAQQDSTPMVVFVGQIARGHRDREAFQEVDYRAVFGTLAKWACEVDQTERLPEYLARAFHMARSGRPGPVVVALPEDMLSARVDVPDRPAMARTNGHVTAEDAQAITAILADAQAPLVIAGGPGWTQDAAYNLARFAEAHDLPVACTFRRQDFMDNRHPNYVGDPGVGMNPKLGARMCDADTLIVLGSRLGDSVTGGYEILNPAATGKRIVHVYPDPDELGRVYHADLGLVATGPEALAALVRTNGTATPRWADWTRSARRDYEAFQEPVITPGDVKMEEVVLWLSKNLPDNAIVTNGAGNYATWLHRYFSFKQHRTQLAPTSGSMGYGFPAAVAASLEHPDCTVVAWLGDGEFQMTLNEMSTAMQHGAKPIAIIANNGRYGTIRMHQERTYPGRVSGTDMANPDFAALAKAYGGHGESVTDGADFADAFARAQAADRLAVIELVLDPQVATPSMTLDDLRDIGRKS
- a CDS encoding NAD(P)H-dependent oxidoreductase, producing MSKHRLLGMSGSLRKDATNRFLIRNAARLYGDAEFTEADLDLPLYNADDEDAQGAPDSVVRLAGQIAVADAVVISTPEYNSMLSGVLKNALDWVSRVKPLPWTDKPVAVVSAAAGRSGGVRAQNSLVLAIMPFQPRLITGPSVAIAGSRQEFDDDGKLKSERYEATLQTLMNKLRTEVERE
- a CDS encoding FAD-dependent oxidoreductase → MAIMDVTIYGAGIFGLSVAWSCAARGAKVRVIDPNGVGAGSSGGLVGALAPHVPERWNAKKAFQFDSLIMAEDYWAKVESVSGLSSGYGRTGRLQPIADDRALTLARDRKAEAASLWQGKAVWDVRPVTDFAGWAPDSPTGYLIHDTLTARMNPRLASKAIADAVCAKGGEVVGEGREEGRIVWATGWQGLLALSHELGKPVGNGVKGQSALLRHGAADLPQLFADTLHIIPHANGTVAIGSTSEREFEDPSGCDAALDDVIARAREVCPAIAEAPVIERWAGVRPRAKSRAPMLGHYPGRPDHFIANGGFKIGFGMGPKVGEVMADLVLDGCDTIPNAFRVEASL